A single Burkholderia savannae DNA region contains:
- the hypE gene encoding hydrogenase expression/formation protein HypE, translating into MNEPSGFSPACPAPVGARDIVEIGHGGGGRLMHRLIDDVFRPAFASGPLDFTHDGATLEFGRNVGHLAFTTDSYVVRPLFFPGGDIGSLAVNGTVNDLAMCGAEPCYLSAGFVIEEGFGMDELRRIVESMRNAAARAGVRIVTGDTKVVERGKGDGLYINTSGVGVIRSRTPIAPRHVQPGDAVIVCGDIGRHGIAVLAVREGLEFETAITSDCAPLADSVRSLIAAGIEIHCMRDLTRGGLATALIEIAEAANLLIELDETAIPISDAVRGACEILGLDPLYVANEGRFVALVPAAHTESALACLRCFSRDAAVIGRVERARQPDVRLHTIGGARNLDMLSGEQLPRIC; encoded by the coding sequence ATGAACGAGCCCTCCGGTTTCTCGCCGGCCTGCCCGGCGCCCGTCGGTGCCCGTGACATCGTCGAGATCGGACATGGCGGCGGCGGGCGGCTCATGCATCGCCTCATCGACGACGTGTTTCGCCCAGCGTTTGCCTCGGGCCCGCTCGACTTCACGCACGACGGCGCGACGCTAGAGTTCGGGCGCAACGTCGGGCATTTGGCGTTCACGACTGATTCGTACGTCGTGCGTCCTCTGTTCTTCCCCGGCGGCGATATTGGATCACTGGCTGTCAACGGGACGGTCAATGATCTGGCGATGTGCGGTGCCGAGCCATGCTATCTGAGTGCGGGATTCGTCATCGAAGAAGGTTTCGGCATGGACGAGCTGCGCAGAATCGTCGAATCGATGCGCAATGCAGCGGCGAGGGCAGGGGTGCGAATCGTGACGGGGGACACGAAGGTCGTCGAGCGCGGCAAGGGCGATGGACTTTACATCAACACATCGGGCGTGGGTGTGATTCGTTCCCGCACCCCGATTGCACCGCGGCATGTCCAGCCTGGGGACGCGGTGATCGTGTGCGGCGATATAGGACGGCATGGCATCGCAGTCCTCGCAGTGCGAGAAGGGCTGGAGTTCGAGACGGCAATCACGAGCGATTGCGCGCCGCTTGCGGACTCCGTGCGCTCATTGATCGCGGCGGGGATCGAGATTCATTGCATGCGCGACCTGACACGAGGCGGGCTCGCGACCGCCCTGATCGAGATTGCGGAGGCCGCGAATCTCCTGATCGAACTCGACGAGACCGCGATCCCCATTAGCGACGCGGTACGGGGAGCCTGTGAAATTCTCGGGCTGGATCCTCTGTACGTGGCAAACGAGGGCCGATTCGTTGCACTCGTGCCGGCCGCGCACACAGAATCAGCGCTGGCGTGCCTCAGGTGCTTCAGTCGCGACGCCGCCGTCATCGGGCGTGTCGAGCGCGCCCGACAGCCTGATGTGCGTCTGCACACGATAGGCGGAGCGCGCAATCTGGACATGCTAAGCGGGGAACAGTTACCGCGAATTTGCTGA
- a CDS encoding Hsp20/alpha crystallin family protein: MSEPTTKLPVKKAQANTEESSLTAPFWHPIETLRREIDRLLDDFDHGVRVSSMRRSIFDIEPFWRRGREWSAEPAVDFIETNKSYEITAELPGLSEKDIEVKLSNGGLSIRGEKQEEKEEKRKDYYVHERRFGAFERYFRMPDGVDCDKIEATFDKGVLKVTLPKTPEASNAEKKIEIKAG, translated from the coding sequence ATGAGCGAGCCAACCACCAAGCTGCCGGTCAAGAAGGCGCAGGCCAATACGGAAGAATCGTCGTTGACCGCGCCTTTCTGGCACCCTATCGAGACACTGCGGCGCGAGATCGATCGCCTGCTCGACGATTTCGATCACGGCGTGCGCGTGTCGTCGATGCGTCGATCAATCTTCGACATCGAACCGTTCTGGCGCCGCGGACGAGAATGGTCGGCCGAGCCCGCAGTCGACTTCATCGAAACCAACAAGTCCTACGAAATCACGGCGGAATTGCCGGGCTTGAGCGAGAAGGACATCGAGGTCAAGCTCTCGAACGGCGGCCTGTCGATCCGCGGCGAAAAGCAGGAAGAGAAGGAAGAAAAGCGCAAGGACTATTACGTTCACGAGCGCCGTTTCGGTGCGTTCGAGCGATACTTCAGGATGCCGGACGGCGTGGACTGCGACAAGATCGAAGCAACGTTCGACAAGGGCGTGCTGAAGGTCACGCTGCCAAAGACGCCGGAAGCATCCAATGCCGAGAAGAAAATCGAGATCAAGGCGGGCTGA
- a CDS encoding efflux transporter outer membrane subunit, protein MSPAPPLDPRFLPSPAAFPPAGGDDGTQHAQAGAAVPERWWTAFASPQLDDTVSEAIADSPTLDTARATLEQAQQAILAARGGLFPQVDVAASGKHARTSIGADESVHTIGNLLAVGPTVSYDLDLSGRVRRQVEQQTALAEYQRDALAAAYLALTGNTVTQALTAASAREQIAAVDDIVAVDRHNVELVEIERVVGKASDSDVLAARSQLASDLALAPPLAQQLSAAEDALAILVGKTPARWQAPRFDFGMIALPLEVPVSLPSAWLKARPDIRAAQAQLHAASAAIGVATAQLYPDVTLSASWTQAASAMGPLFEPASRLWSVAAALTVPLFHGGTLKAQQREAIDAFDAQLGSYRQTVLTAFGQVADTLRALEHDADALAAQREALDTAKASLDLEQESYRVGTASLVDVLQAQRLYAQARVGYAKAKGLRYVDTAQLYVAMGGDAHAWADRDAGHREPTSDAGRPLDRRHAGGGE, encoded by the coding sequence GTGTCGCCCGCGCCGCCACTCGACCCCCGCTTCCTGCCGTCCCCCGCTGCCTTCCCGCCGGCGGGAGGCGACGACGGCACCCAGCACGCACAAGCAGGCGCGGCCGTGCCCGAACGCTGGTGGACCGCGTTCGCTTCGCCTCAACTCGACGACACGGTCTCGGAAGCGATCGCGGACAGCCCAACGCTCGACACCGCGCGCGCGACTCTTGAGCAGGCGCAACAGGCCATCCTGGCGGCACGCGGCGGGTTGTTTCCGCAAGTGGATGTCGCGGCCAGTGGCAAGCATGCCCGCACGAGCATCGGTGCCGACGAGTCGGTACATACGATTGGCAACCTGCTCGCCGTCGGCCCGACCGTCAGCTACGACCTCGACCTGTCAGGCCGCGTGCGACGGCAAGTCGAACAGCAGACCGCGCTGGCCGAGTACCAGCGCGACGCGCTCGCCGCTGCCTATCTTGCATTGACAGGCAACACTGTGACGCAGGCGCTGACGGCTGCGAGCGCGCGCGAGCAGATTGCTGCCGTCGACGACATCGTCGCGGTGGACCGGCACAATGTCGAACTCGTCGAAATCGAGCGAGTGGTGGGCAAGGCGTCGGACAGCGACGTGCTCGCTGCACGCAGCCAGCTTGCATCCGACCTCGCGCTGGCACCACCACTCGCGCAGCAACTGAGCGCGGCCGAGGATGCGCTCGCGATTCTCGTCGGCAAAACGCCCGCAAGATGGCAAGCGCCGCGTTTCGATTTCGGCATGATCGCGCTGCCGCTCGAAGTTCCGGTGAGCCTTCCGTCGGCATGGCTGAAGGCGCGGCCCGACATTCGCGCGGCGCAGGCACAGCTGCATGCGGCAAGCGCCGCGATCGGCGTCGCGACGGCGCAGCTCTATCCGGACGTGACTTTGAGCGCGTCGTGGACGCAAGCCGCGAGCGCAATGGGGCCGCTTTTCGAACCGGCAAGCCGGCTATGGTCGGTCGCGGCCGCGCTGACGGTGCCGCTCTTTCATGGCGGCACGCTTAAGGCGCAGCAGCGCGAGGCGATCGATGCGTTCGACGCCCAGCTCGGCTCCTACCGACAAACAGTGCTGACCGCGTTCGGCCAAGTCGCCGATACGCTGCGCGCGCTCGAGCATGATGCCGACGCGCTCGCCGCGCAACGCGAGGCGCTGGACACAGCGAAAGCGTCGCTCGACCTCGAGCAGGAGAGCTATCGCGTCGGCACCGCGAGCCTGGTCGACGTGCTGCAGGCGCAGCGACTTTACGCGCAGGCACGCGTCGGCTACGCGAAAGCGAAAGGGCTACGGTATGTTGATACGGCCCAGCTTTACGTCGCGATGGGCGGCGACGCGCATGCGTGGGCGGACCGCGATGCGGGGCACCGGGAACCGACCTCGGATGCTGGCCGCCCCCTCGACCGCCGTCACGCTGGCGGCGGGGAGTGA
- a CDS encoding efflux RND transporter periplasmic adaptor subunit yields the protein MTDFADRVDAVDARHLGGGAVAPRNSVTGRPRRRFTARTWMAITSLLLLGAALLAWWLVANRSEPVHYVTSPVTRGSIVRTVTATGTLNPVLTIIVGSYVSGVIQSQYCDFNTRVHKGQLCAKIDPRPYQAVVNQARADLANARAQIVKDRAQLDYARRNDERDAKLLNHGIVSQDTADNARSVHEQAKAQVAVDAAAIDEKAAALDTALVNLGYTDIVSPVDGTVVSRNITIGQTVAASFQTPTLFLIATDLTHMQVDTNVNESDVGDLHEGNAATFTVEAFPKRQFEGHVLQVRQAPQTVQNVVTYDVVVSVANDDLSLKPGMTATTHIVIDRHDHALRVPDQALRYTPSGAGVNPAELQPDGRPQSAARVWVLRDGRPFAIDVATELDDDTYSEVTRGALREGDRVIVAETIAHAGAGTIATPLLRR from the coding sequence GTGACCGATTTCGCCGACCGTGTCGATGCGGTGGATGCCCGCCATCTAGGCGGCGGCGCGGTCGCGCCTCGCAATAGCGTCACCGGTCGTCCACGCCGGCGATTTACGGCGCGGACTTGGATGGCAATCACCAGCCTGCTGCTGCTCGGAGCCGCATTGCTGGCGTGGTGGCTCGTCGCGAACCGCAGCGAGCCCGTGCATTATGTCACGAGCCCCGTCACGCGCGGGTCGATCGTGCGCACGGTTACGGCGACAGGCACCTTGAACCCCGTGCTGACGATCATCGTCGGCAGCTATGTGTCGGGTGTGATCCAGAGCCAGTATTGTGACTTCAACACACGCGTCCATAAAGGCCAGCTCTGCGCGAAGATCGATCCGCGCCCGTATCAGGCCGTGGTCAACCAGGCGCGCGCTGACCTGGCGAACGCACGCGCGCAGATCGTCAAGGATCGCGCCCAGCTCGACTATGCGCGGCGGAACGACGAACGCGACGCGAAACTGCTCAACCACGGCATCGTCTCCCAGGACACCGCTGACAATGCGCGCAGCGTGCACGAACAAGCGAAGGCCCAGGTCGCCGTCGACGCCGCGGCGATCGACGAGAAGGCCGCAGCCCTCGACACGGCGCTCGTCAATCTAGGCTACACGGACATCGTGTCGCCTGTCGACGGCACCGTCGTCTCACGCAACATCACCATCGGCCAAACCGTTGCCGCGAGCTTCCAGACGCCGACACTCTTCCTGATCGCGACCGACCTGACGCACATGCAGGTGGACACGAACGTCAACGAGAGCGATGTCGGTGACCTGCATGAAGGCAATGCCGCGACCTTCACCGTCGAAGCTTTCCCGAAACGGCAGTTCGAAGGGCATGTTTTGCAAGTGAGGCAGGCCCCGCAGACCGTGCAGAACGTCGTGACGTACGACGTCGTGGTCAGCGTCGCGAACGACGACCTGAGCCTGAAGCCTGGGATGACGGCGACGACACACATCGTCATCGACCGGCATGATCACGCGCTGCGCGTGCCGGATCAGGCGTTGCGCTACACGCCGTCCGGGGCGGGCGTGAACCCGGCGGAGCTGCAGCCCGATGGCCGTCCGCAGTCCGCCGCTCGGGTCTGGGTGCTTCGCGACGGCCGTCCTTTCGCGATCGATGTCGCGACTGAGCTAGACGACGATACGTATTCCGAGGTGACGCGCGGCGCGCTCAGGGAGGGCGATCGAGTCATCGTCGCCGAAACGATCGCACACGCCGGAGCCGGTACGATCGCCACGCCGCTGTTGCGCAGGTGA
- a CDS encoding ATP-binding cassette domain-containing protein produces the protein MNKASLKPVVATDRLTRRFGELCAVDEMTLSLNPGEALGLLGRNGAGKTTVIKMLTTLLPPTSGRATVAGFDIVEAASSVRREIGYVPQALSADGDLTGYENLLVFAKLYDIPRAERAARIRSALAFMELAEFGDKLVKTYSGGMIRRLEIAQSTLHRPKVLFLDEPTVGLDPIARTTVWEQVERLKAEYRSAILLTTHYLEEAERLCDRVAIMSRGRVTSIGAPRELTAQIGPGATFEDSFAYFTRDEAGTQGSYDETSQTRRTSERLS, from the coding sequence ATGAACAAAGCGTCACTCAAGCCGGTCGTTGCGACTGACCGTCTCACCCGCCGTTTCGGCGAGCTCTGCGCTGTCGACGAAATGACCTTGTCCCTGAATCCCGGGGAGGCGTTAGGCTTGCTCGGACGCAACGGCGCCGGCAAGACGACGGTGATCAAGATGCTGACGACGCTGCTTCCGCCGACATCTGGTCGCGCGACCGTCGCCGGTTTTGATATCGTCGAGGCGGCGAGCTCGGTGCGACGCGAGATCGGGTACGTGCCGCAGGCATTGTCAGCGGACGGCGATCTGACTGGCTACGAGAACCTGCTTGTGTTTGCGAAGCTGTATGACATTCCGCGCGCGGAACGCGCCGCCCGAATTCGCAGCGCTCTGGCTTTCATGGAACTCGCCGAATTCGGCGACAAGCTCGTCAAGACCTACTCGGGCGGGATGATTCGGCGCCTCGAGATCGCGCAATCGACCCTGCATCGTCCGAAGGTGCTGTTTCTGGACGAGCCAACCGTAGGACTCGATCCAATCGCGCGAACAACTGTCTGGGAGCAGGTCGAACGACTCAAGGCGGAGTACCGCAGTGCAATCTTGCTGACGACGCACTACCTCGAGGAAGCCGAACGGCTGTGCGACCGCGTCGCGATCATGAGTCGCGGTCGTGTCACCTCGATCGGTGCGCCGCGAGAGCTCACCGCACAAATCGGGCCTGGTGCGACGTTCGAAGATTCCTTCGCGTACTTCACGCGTGACGAAGCAGGCACGCAGGGATCGTATGATGAAACGTCACAGACGCGCCGCACCTCCGAGCGACTCAGCTGA
- the hypD gene encoding hydrogenase formation protein HypD, translated as MKHIDEWRSAPAARRWAAAIARIATRPWTIMEICGGQTHAIVRYGIDRMLPDGVSLLHGPGCPVCVTPASVIDAAIVIASRPGVTLCSFGDMVRVPGGRGSLQSARALGADVRIVYSPLDALNVARREPERDVVFFAIGFETTAPATAMAVLQAEREDIGNFFLLTSHVLVPPAIEAILGDPANGVQGFLAAGHVCTVMGYTEYESIARRHHVPIVVTGFEPVDLLQGLYLCIRQLEAGRAEVENQYSRAVRRDGNRVARDAISTVFVPQSQCWRGMGSIPASGLGLAPAYRRYDALERFGDGAPLPERNGECISAELLRGRKKPGECPAFGTRCTPEHPLGATMVSSEGVCAAYYRYRCAAPTPVAGTIGDMHRDERKST; from the coding sequence GTGAAGCACATCGACGAATGGCGCAGCGCCCCCGCGGCACGCCGCTGGGCGGCGGCAATCGCGCGAATCGCGACACGTCCATGGACCATCATGGAGATCTGCGGCGGCCAGACACACGCGATCGTGCGCTACGGAATCGACCGCATGCTTCCCGATGGCGTATCGCTGTTGCACGGACCGGGATGCCCCGTCTGCGTCACGCCGGCGAGCGTCATCGATGCCGCCATCGTCATCGCGAGCCGGCCCGGCGTCACGTTGTGCTCGTTCGGCGACATGGTGCGCGTGCCGGGCGGGCGTGGCAGCCTGCAGAGCGCCCGTGCACTCGGCGCGGACGTCAGGATCGTCTATTCGCCGCTGGATGCGCTGAACGTTGCGCGAAGGGAGCCTGAGCGCGACGTGGTGTTCTTCGCGATCGGATTCGAGACAACGGCACCTGCTACCGCGATGGCCGTGCTGCAGGCCGAGCGAGAAGACATCGGAAATTTCTTCTTGCTGACGTCGCACGTCCTCGTGCCGCCGGCGATCGAAGCGATTCTCGGCGACCCGGCGAACGGCGTGCAGGGCTTTCTCGCGGCCGGGCATGTTTGTACCGTCATGGGATATACGGAATACGAGTCCATTGCGCGACGTCATCACGTCCCGATCGTCGTAACCGGCTTCGAGCCCGTCGATCTGCTGCAGGGCCTTTACCTGTGCATTCGCCAGCTCGAAGCCGGCAGGGCCGAGGTCGAGAACCAATACAGCCGCGCGGTGCGCCGCGACGGCAATCGCGTGGCCCGCGACGCCATCTCGACGGTGTTCGTGCCGCAGTCGCAATGCTGGCGCGGCATGGGCAGCATCCCCGCGAGCGGACTTGGGCTTGCACCTGCGTATCGGCGCTACGACGCGCTCGAGCGATTCGGCGACGGCGCGCCGCTTCCAGAGCGCAACGGGGAATGCATTTCGGCCGAACTCCTGCGCGGCCGCAAGAAGCCGGGAGAGTGTCCCGCGTTCGGCACGCGCTGTACGCCGGAACATCCGCTTGGCGCAACCATGGTGTCGTCGGAAGGGGTCTGTGCCGCCTATTATCGCTACCGGTGCGCAGCGCCGACGCCTGTCGCAGGCACGATCGGCGATATGCATCGTGACGAGAGGAAATCGACATGA
- a CDS encoding ABC transporter permease — MSQIAETAQGSSRIMALLLATVASISLLVGGIGIMNILLVSVTERTREIGLRMAIGARRLHVLLQFLVEAVFLSAMGGVGGIVFGIAASELITAIAHWPVLVSPAAVAGGFAFSTVVGIFFGYYPARKASRLNPIEALRYE; from the coding sequence TTGAGCCAGATTGCGGAAACCGCGCAGGGCAGCAGTCGCATCATGGCGCTCCTGCTCGCGACGGTCGCGTCGATTTCGTTGCTCGTCGGCGGCATCGGCATCATGAACATCCTGCTCGTGTCGGTCACCGAGCGCACGCGCGAGATCGGGCTGCGAATGGCGATCGGCGCTCGCCGTCTCCACGTACTGCTGCAGTTTCTCGTCGAGGCCGTGTTCCTCAGCGCGATGGGCGGTGTCGGCGGTATCGTATTCGGAATCGCCGCATCGGAACTGATCACGGCCATCGCGCACTGGCCTGTCCTGGTGTCGCCGGCTGCCGTCGCGGGCGGCTTTGCTTTCTCGACCGTCGTCGGCATCTTCTTCGGCTATTACCCTGCGAGGAAGGCATCCCGGCTCAATCCAATCGAGGCGCTGCGCTATGAGTGA
- a CDS encoding exo-beta-N-acetylmuramidase NamZ domain-containing protein, translating to MHFTDAESVQLHAGIVGHQETDCLCEIVGHSLTATCRRTGLDDARFRPWARAFRDCAFDRHRLGTALASRSISSRVISKRRLSPAERGNAALPLYPNIGLVEGVELSVGWKMATPFRVIGAPWIDGCALADDLSAM from the coding sequence GTGCATTTCACCGATGCTGAATCCGTCCAGCTTCATGCGGGGATTGTCGGGCATCAAGAGACCGACTGCCTCTGCGAGATCGTCGGCCACTCGCTGACGGCAACCTGTCGCCGCACCGGGCTCGACGACGCGCGCTTTCGGCCGTGGGCACGAGCGTTTCGCGATTGCGCGTTCGACCGCCACCGCCTCGGAACCGCACTGGCGTCCAGATCGATCTCGTCACGCGTCATCTCGAAGAGACGCCTGTCTCCTGCCGAACGCGGCAACGCGGCGCTGCCGCTGTATCCGAATATCGGCCTCGTCGAAGGTGTGGAGCTTAGCGTCGGATGGAAGATGGCGACGCCGTTCCGTGTGATCGGTGCGCCGTGGATCGACGGCTGCGCGCTCGCGGATGACCTCAGCGCGATGTAA
- the acsA gene encoding acetate--CoA ligase: MNAPAVIAKTPADLRVTPNLLDYDDERRRFSWAAAARELAVEPGGGLNIAWQAVDRHCTGPGRDKTALRFLARDAAPRAVSYGELAALSNRFCNVLRSLGVGKGDRLFIVAGRILELYIAVLGSLKNGTVVSPLFSAFGPEPIATRINLGAGTVLVTTDALFERKIARWRDRMPGLKHVLLIAEESGATLIPSTQDLAALMASASDSCRYEATSAQDMALLHFTSGTTGTPKGAVHVHDAAITHWATGRYALDLHADDTYWCTADPGWVTGTSYGIIAPLLHGVTSVVDREEFDAERWYGILEDERVSVWYTAPTAVRMLMRAGAEVAKRHAFPCLRFIASVGEPLNPEAVWWGKEVLGLPIHDNWWQTETGGIMIANTPAFDIKPGSMGRPLPGVDAAILRRDAAGGVQLVDEPGVEGELALRQGWPSMFRGYLNEDARYGKCFAGGWYLTGDLAQRDADGYYWFVGRADDVIKSAGHLIGPFEVESALMAHPAVAEAAVIGKPDPVVGEAVKAFVSLNAGHQPDEALRMELLAHARMRLGAAVAPKEIAFVEQLPHTRSGKIMRRLLKARELGLAEGDISTLEAGA; this comes from the coding sequence ATGAACGCGCCTGCGGTAATCGCCAAAACGCCCGCCGACCTGCGGGTCACCCCGAATCTGCTCGACTACGACGACGAACGACGCCGATTCTCGTGGGCCGCCGCCGCACGGGAACTCGCTGTCGAGCCGGGCGGCGGCCTGAATATCGCGTGGCAGGCCGTCGATCGCCATTGCACTGGCCCCGGCAGAGACAAGACCGCGCTGCGCTTTCTCGCACGCGATGCGGCGCCCCGAGCCGTCAGCTACGGCGAACTCGCGGCGCTGAGCAACCGCTTCTGCAACGTGCTGCGCAGCTTGGGAGTCGGCAAGGGCGACCGTCTCTTCATCGTCGCCGGTCGCATCCTCGAGCTCTACATCGCGGTGCTCGGCAGCCTGAAAAACGGTACGGTCGTCTCGCCGCTGTTCTCCGCGTTCGGGCCGGAGCCCATCGCCACGCGAATCAACCTGGGCGCGGGAACGGTGCTCGTCACGACCGACGCGCTCTTCGAGCGTAAGATCGCGCGATGGCGCGATCGCATGCCGGGACTGAAGCACGTCCTGCTCATCGCCGAAGAGTCCGGCGCAACACTGATCCCCAGCACGCAGGACCTCGCCGCACTGATGGCGAGCGCATCCGATTCTTGCCGCTACGAAGCGACCTCCGCGCAAGACATGGCACTGCTGCATTTCACGAGCGGCACCACGGGCACGCCGAAGGGCGCGGTGCACGTGCATGACGCGGCGATCACGCATTGGGCCACCGGCCGATACGCGCTCGACCTGCACGCCGACGATACCTACTGGTGTACCGCCGATCCCGGATGGGTCACGGGCACCTCGTACGGGATCATTGCGCCGCTGCTGCATGGCGTGACGTCCGTTGTCGATCGCGAGGAATTCGACGCCGAACGGTGGTACGGCATCCTGGAGGACGAGCGCGTGTCCGTCTGGTACACCGCGCCGACTGCCGTGCGCATGCTCATGCGAGCCGGCGCCGAAGTCGCGAAGCGCCATGCGTTCCCATGCCTGCGCTTCATCGCGAGCGTCGGCGAGCCGTTGAATCCGGAAGCCGTCTGGTGGGGAAAGGAAGTGTTGGGGCTGCCGATCCACGACAACTGGTGGCAGACGGAAACGGGCGGGATCATGATCGCGAACACTCCCGCCTTCGACATCAAGCCCGGTTCGATGGGCAGGCCGCTGCCCGGCGTCGATGCGGCGATCTTGCGCCGCGACGCGGCAGGCGGCGTGCAGCTCGTCGACGAGCCAGGCGTCGAGGGCGAGCTGGCGCTCAGGCAAGGATGGCCCTCAATGTTTCGCGGCTACCTGAATGAAGACGCGCGCTACGGGAAGTGTTTCGCGGGCGGCTGGTATCTGACGGGCGATCTGGCGCAGCGCGACGCGGACGGTTACTACTGGTTCGTCGGGCGCGCCGACGACGTGATCAAATCGGCGGGGCATCTGATCGGCCCGTTCGAAGTGGAAAGCGCGCTGATGGCGCATCCGGCCGTCGCCGAAGCCGCGGTGATCGGTAAGCCCGATCCGGTGGTCGGCGAGGCGGTCAAGGCGTTCGTCTCGCTGAATGCGGGCCACCAGCCCGACGAGGCGCTCCGCATGGAATTGCTCGCTCACGCCAGAATGCGTCTAGGGGCGGCAGTCGCTCCGAAGGAAATCGCGTTTGTCGAGCAACTACCGCATACGCGCAGCGGCAAGATTATGCGCCGCCTGCTGAAAGCCCGTGAGCTGGGGCTGGCCGAAGGGGACATCTCGACACTGGAGGCAGGCGCATGA
- a CDS encoding ABC transporter permease, producing MKRHRRAAPPSDSADVPLPGMARRFAQFVAKTLAIADMEIRKLRHDPTELATRAIQPALWLLIFGQVMSRARVIETVDMGYLDFLTPGILAQSVLFIAIFNGISIIWERDLGIVHKFLASPTPRAALVLGKALGGGARALVQAMVVIALGAMLGVHMRFDPLALAGLVLFVVLGAAVFSSFSLIIACLVKTRERFMGVGQLLTMPLFFASNAIYPTAMMPRALQVVAHLNPLSYQVDALRLLLLPGYDAVPHLGLAHDLVVLTVFLVMMVIVSARLYPHIAR from the coding sequence ATGAAACGTCACAGACGCGCCGCACCTCCGAGCGACTCAGCTGACGTGCCGCTGCCCGGGATGGCTCGGCGCTTCGCGCAGTTTGTTGCGAAGACGCTGGCGATTGCCGACATGGAGATCCGCAAGCTGCGGCACGACCCAACCGAACTCGCGACTCGCGCGATCCAACCGGCGCTTTGGCTGCTGATCTTCGGGCAGGTGATGAGCCGGGCACGCGTAATTGAGACCGTAGACATGGGCTACCTCGATTTCCTGACGCCGGGGATCCTCGCGCAAAGCGTGCTGTTCATCGCTATCTTCAACGGCATCTCGATCATCTGGGAGCGCGACCTCGGCATCGTTCACAAGTTTCTGGCGAGCCCGACGCCGCGTGCGGCGCTGGTGCTGGGCAAGGCGCTCGGCGGTGGAGCGCGCGCGCTGGTCCAGGCCATGGTGGTCATTGCGTTGGGCGCGATGCTCGGTGTGCACATGCGCTTCGATCCGCTCGCGCTCGCAGGGCTCGTGCTGTTCGTGGTGCTCGGCGCTGCTGTGTTCTCGAGCTTCTCGCTGATCATCGCGTGCCTCGTGAAGACGAGGGAGCGCTTCATGGGCGTCGGGCAACTGCTGACAATGCCGCTCTTTTTCGCGAGCAACGCGATCTATCCGACAGCGATGATGCCGCGCGCGCTGCAGGTCGTCGCCCACCTGAATCCGCTCAGCTACCAGGTCGATGCGCTGCGCTTGCTTCTGTTGCCAGGCTATGACGCGGTCCCGCATCTGGGACTCGCGCACGATCTTGTCGTGCTGACTGTTTTTCTCGTGATGATGGTGATCGTAAGCGCACGGCTCTATCCACATATCGCCCGCTGA
- a CDS encoding HypC/HybG/HupF family hydrogenase formation chaperone: MCLAVPGELLGIDNADALTRHGRVAFGGIVKQVNLAYVPDARPGDYVLVHAGFAIAVIDENEASRMLDALGALDSEEPRP; encoded by the coding sequence ATGTGTCTTGCCGTTCCGGGAGAACTTCTCGGCATCGACAATGCCGATGCGCTGACGCGTCACGGACGTGTTGCGTTCGGCGGCATTGTCAAGCAGGTGAACCTTGCCTACGTTCCGGACGCTCGCCCGGGAGACTATGTGCTAGTTCACGCAGGTTTCGCGATCGCCGTGATCGATGAAAACGAGGCATCAAGGATGCTTGACGCGCTCGGCGCCCTCGATTCCGAGGAGCCGCGCCCGTGA